The genome window AAAGGATAAGTTGCAAAAAAATCATCAGGCTTTTGAGCCTAATTTTGCCATCTTTGAGCAAAATAAACAGATTGATAAGGATAAAGAGAACTTTAGAAGTAGCATAAAATTTACGAAAGTCCAGAGATTCCGGATTACTGGGGGATTGGGAAATCCGTATCGCGTGGGTTTGGAACGGTGGTAAGGCAGAAACAGACAAAGAGGAGAGAAAGAATGAAAAAACGAATGATGGAAACTAATCCAAAGGCAATTTTTAATCCAGTTCTATTCTGGGATACAGAGGATATAGACATTGAGAAAAATGCAGGTTATATTATTAGCCGAGTACTAGACTTTGGTGATGAGAAAGACATTAAAATATTAAGAACCCTGTATCCGGATGAAAAACTTATCGAGGTTATTAAAAAAAGACGGGGATTGATGCCTCAAACTGCAAAATTCTGGGCGGTTTATTTCAATATCCCGACGGAGGAGATAACATGTTTGAAAATGTATTACCCGAAAACGGACTTGAGTTAATTGATAATATTTCATCCAAACTCAATGATTTTTACTTAGCCGGTGGAACAGATCTTGCACTCCAACTTGGACATAGAAAATCAATAGATCTGGATTTCTTCTCACCCACGCTCTTCAATACAGACATTGTTCTGGAAAATATTCAACCTGACAAAACCTTGCTGGTTAGAACAGGAACTATTCATTGTGAACTCAAAAAGGTCAAACTCTCATTTCTTTTTTATCCCCTACCTCTTACCTATCCCACAATTTTATGGCGGGGACTTAACCTTGCTGACTGGAAAGATATAACCGCGGAAAAATTTAAGGCTATATCTCAGAGAGGAACAAAAAAGGACTTTTATGACCTCTATGCTGTTTTACAAATCAAATTATCTATAGATGATGCATGCCAGATTTTTAAGGCAAGATTCGCCTCCTCAGGTATTAATATGTATCATGTTTTAAAGAGCCTTACTTTTTTTGAGGATGCAGAGGAAGACCCACTACCAATACTTACTGCGGAATCTAAACATTGGCAATGGGATGTAATAAAGAAATTTTTTGAAGGGAATATTAAGCAATTTGAAAAAAATCTTATGGAGTAAACCCCCTTTATAAACTTTGAAATCCCGGATTACTGGGGCATTGGTAAATCAGTCTCAAGAGGGTTTGGGACGGTTATAAAAAATTATGTTTAAACCAAATTTTACAATCACTAACCAAATAAACAATTCTCTCCTTGAGATTGAGAGGGCAAGGGGATTTTTGGATGCGGCTAAGTTGAAGGAAGAATGGATAAAGGATATGCAGAGTGAGGCTCTTATCCTTGAAGCACATCATTCTACTCATATTGAAGGCACTCAACTGACACTATCCCAGGCTCAAAAAATCCTTACAGGGCAACCTGTTAGAAAAATAAATCCTGATGATAAAAGAGAACTCCTGAATTATAAAAAGGCAATGGATTTTGTTTCAGAGTATTTGGGTAAAAAATCAGAAATAACAGAGGATTTGATTAAAGAAATACATAGAATTTTGGTCAAAGATGTCAGGGGTGGAATAGCAAAACCAGGAACTTACAGAAATGTCCAAAACTATGTCGTCAATTCATTAACAGGAGATATTATTTATACTCCACCACCACCTTCTGATGTTCATCAATTGATGGAAGAATTTGTTGATTGGTTGAATAAAGAGACTGCCATATCACCAATATTAACAGCAGGGATTAGCCAATACCAGTTTGTTCATATCCATCCTTTTCTTGATGGAAATGGAAGAACTGCACGGGTTCTGTGCACCTTTATCCTTTATCAAAATGGCTATG of bacterium contains these proteins:
- a CDS encoding nucleotidyl transferase AbiEii/AbiGii toxin family protein gives rise to the protein MFENVLPENGLELIDNISSKLNDFYLAGGTDLALQLGHRKSIDLDFFSPTLFNTDIVLENIQPDKTLLVRTGTIHCELKKVKLSFLFYPLPLTYPTILWRGLNLADWKDITAEKFKAISQRGTKKDFYDLYAVLQIKLSIDDACQIFKARFASSGINMYHVLKSLTFFEDAEEDPLPILTAESKHWQWDVIKKFFEGNIKQFEKNLME
- a CDS encoding Fic family protein encodes the protein MFKPNFTITNQINNSLLEIERARGFLDAAKLKEEWIKDMQSEALILEAHHSTHIEGTQLTLSQAQKILTGQPVRKINPDDKRELLNYKKAMDFVSEYLGKKSEITEDLIKEIHRILVKDVRGGIAKPGTYRNVQNYVVNSLTGDIIYTPPPPSDVHQLMEEFVDWLNKETAISPILTAGISQYQFVHIHPFLDGNGRTARVLCTFILYQNGYDLKRLFSLSEYYDKERRRYYDAIQSVRERNMDMTVWLEYFTQGLKHQMLAVKQKGELAIKKEIIIERASRKDLSDRQKRVLLYLLENPFIGRVKYVELFKVSLRTANYDLAQLEKSGFIEKTGVGRAIKYKIKG